A window of the Butyricimonas virosa genome harbors these coding sequences:
- a CDS encoding S9 family peptidase yields MKKFLVILFLIFVGSVNAQQKANYALAERFRELTTMPIIKYSLDIHPYYINNTDRFWYSFGTEEGNKYYLVDPEKRTKNLLFDNAELLAKISEITRRAYDPKLLNLHFEFDPDGETIRFGMDGRNFTYNVYTKELQVEGRRTGTSYAPYWMYYSADSAYMLYAKHHNLYAVGNSDKGKDTTEIQLTNDGEKYYSFNREDEGEMEGRFGCEARWLKKGHRFYAIREDARKVEELWLIDALANPRPKLKTYKAELAGDKNVIQYELIIGDLDTKEVRKIDISRWKDQYIDFLYTSDDGSRLYFQRYKRTWDETEICMVNTETGDVKVLIHEVDKPYLDYQMRAIHFLNDGNEILFRSERSGWGHYYLYDKDGNLKNQVTSGPWVAGPIQKIDTAKRQIYFVGLGKEKNIDPYYYVLYRADLDKKDAITLLTPEDASHDVTISPSNRYFVDSYSRVDLEPVNVVRNQKGKIIMELEKPDLRRVYELGWRAPERFKVKAADGVTDIYGIMWKPADFDSTKCYPIISTVYPGPFYEYVQTRFTLDDDMNTRLAQVGFIVVAMGHRGGTPMRGKAYHTYGYGNQRDYPLADDKYAIEQLADRYPFINGKKVGMYGHSGGGFMTAAAICTYPDFYSAAVACAGNHDNNIYNKGFVEIHYGVKENKRVIKDSVNGDREEITFETRSKTNQELAKNYKGGLLIVTGDMDKTVHPSHTYRMVDALIRAKKNFDMIVLPGSSHGFFGENGDFFERKMWFHFAKYLLGDDSADYQGDIDYFLKKR; encoded by the coding sequence ATGAAAAAGTTTTTAGTTATATTGTTTTTGATATTTGTAGGATCGGTAAATGCACAGCAAAAAGCAAATTATGCTTTGGCCGAGAGATTTCGGGAATTGACAACAATGCCGATAATAAAGTATTCATTAGATATACATCCTTATTATATCAATAATACAGATCGTTTTTGGTACTCTTTTGGGACAGAAGAAGGGAATAAATATTATTTGGTAGACCCGGAAAAACGTACGAAGAACTTGCTTTTTGACAATGCTGAGTTATTGGCTAAAATTAGTGAAATTACTCGTCGTGCTTACGATCCGAAATTATTGAATTTGCATTTCGAATTTGATCCGGATGGGGAAACTATCCGTTTTGGCATGGATGGTCGTAATTTTACTTATAATGTATATACAAAGGAATTACAGGTCGAGGGACGTCGGACAGGAACAAGTTATGCCCCTTATTGGATGTATTATTCTGCGGATAGTGCTTATATGTTATATGCGAAACATCATAATTTGTATGCCGTGGGAAATTCTGACAAAGGGAAAGATACAACAGAAATTCAGTTAACAAATGATGGCGAAAAATATTATTCTTTCAACCGGGAGGACGAAGGAGAAATGGAGGGACGTTTCGGTTGTGAGGCTCGTTGGCTTAAAAAGGGACATCGGTTTTATGCTATTCGGGAGGATGCTCGTAAAGTAGAGGAGTTGTGGTTAATTGATGCATTGGCAAATCCTCGTCCGAAGTTGAAAACTTATAAAGCTGAATTAGCCGGAGATAAAAATGTAATTCAGTATGAATTGATTATTGGAGACCTGGATACGAAAGAAGTTCGAAAAATAGATATTAGCCGTTGGAAAGATCAATATATTGATTTCCTATACACAAGCGATGATGGTTCCCGTCTTTATTTTCAGCGGTATAAACGTACGTGGGATGAGACGGAGATTTGTATGGTAAATACAGAAACTGGTGATGTGAAAGTTTTAATTCATGAGGTGGATAAGCCTTATTTGGACTATCAAATGCGGGCAATTCATTTCTTGAATGACGGAAACGAGATCTTATTCCGGTCCGAGCGTTCCGGCTGGGGACATTATTATTTGTATGACAAGGATGGAAATTTGAAGAATCAAGTGACTTCCGGCCCTTGGGTTGCCGGTCCTATCCAGAAAATAGATACGGCGAAACGGCAGATTTATTTTGTCGGTTTGGGAAAAGAGAAGAATATAGATCCTTATTATTACGTTTTATACCGGGCAGACTTGGATAAGAAAGATGCGATCACTCTGCTGACTCCGGAAGATGCTTCTCATGATGTGACAATATCTCCTTCCAATCGTTATTTCGTGGATAGTTATTCTCGTGTTGATTTGGAACCGGTAAACGTGGTGCGAAATCAGAAAGGGAAGATTATCATGGAATTGGAGAAACCGGATTTGCGTCGAGTGTATGAGTTGGGATGGCGTGCCCCGGAACGCTTTAAAGTGAAAGCGGCAGACGGTGTTACGGACATATACGGAATCATGTGGAAACCGGCGGATTTTGATTCGACAAAATGTTACCCGATTATTTCTACCGTTTATCCGGGACCATTTTACGAGTATGTGCAAACACGTTTTACGTTGGATGATGATATGAATACCCGTTTGGCTCAGGTCGGTTTCATCGTGGTGGCCATGGGACATCGGGGCGGAACACCGATGCGAGGTAAAGCTTATCATACATACGGGTATGGAAATCAACGGGATTATCCTTTGGCTGACGATAAATATGCTATAGAGCAGTTGGCTGATCGCTATCCTTTTATCAACGGGAAAAAGGTGGGTATGTACGGGCATTCCGGAGGTGGTTTTATGACGGCGGCAGCCATTTGTACTTATCCTGATTTTTATAGTGCAGCGGTGGCCTGTGCGGGTAATCACGACAATAATATATACAATAAGGGATTTGTAGAAATCCATTATGGGGTGAAAGAAAACAAACGTGTGATCAAGGATAGTGTAAATGGAGATCGGGAGGAGATCACTTTTGAAACCAGAAGTAAGACAAATCAAGAATTAGCCAAAAACTACAAAGGTGGATTGTTGATCGTGACGGGAGATATGGACAAAACAGTTCATCCCTCGCATACTTACAGGATGGTGGATGCGTTGATCCGGGCGAAGAAGAATTTTGATATGATTGTTTTGCCGGGAAGTTCTCACGGCTTTTTCGGGGAGAACGGGGATTTCTTCGAGCGAAAAATGTGGTTTCATTTTGCAAAATACTTGTTGGGAGATGATTCCGCGGATTATCAGGGAGACATCGATTATTTTTTGAAAAAACGCTAA
- a CDS encoding DUF4843 domain-containing protein has product MKKYILVLIALVSLYSCDERGILENSNDVSYIYFTKNATNDSTSTSFFFYPEGDISVPVAMSLSGKMFDEDCSFKLEVVKEETTLDAANYDISGDFVFHKDRVADTIYITFKNSEILSSEIRRVVFRIADSEKYAQGDTPFRTAVISISDIASRPEWWDEDEWVIWANLGEFTIKKFELLIEANGGIPEITLDDSDMIRRCALTLKRYLEKYGPFIDENGDEVSVPVIG; this is encoded by the coding sequence ATGAAAAAGTATATATTAGTTCTTATAGCCTTGGTATCACTTTATTCTTGTGATGAAAGGGGAATTTTGGAAAATTCGAATGATGTTTCATATATCTATTTTACAAAGAATGCAACAAATGACAGTACTTCAACATCCTTCTTTTTCTATCCTGAAGGAGATATTTCAGTACCTGTTGCCATGAGTCTTTCTGGTAAAATGTTTGATGAAGATTGTTCTTTTAAGTTAGAAGTAGTAAAAGAAGAAACGACATTGGATGCTGCAAATTATGATATATCGGGAGATTTTGTATTTCATAAGGATCGAGTAGCGGATACGATTTATATTACGTTCAAGAATAGTGAGATTTTATCTTCAGAGATACGACGTGTCGTGTTTAGAATTGCTGATAGTGAAAAATATGCTCAAGGAGATACTCCCTTCCGTACGGCAGTTATATCAATTTCAGATATTGCTTCTCGACCGGAATGGTGGGATGAAGATGAATGGGTGATCTGGGCAAACTTGGGTGAGTTTACCATCAAAAAGTTCGAGTTGCTGATTGAGGCTAACGGGGGTATTCCGGAGATTACGCTTGATGATTCGGATATGATTCGTCGGTGTGCTTTGACTTTGAAAAGGTATTTGGAAAAATACGGTCCTTTTATAGATGAAAATGGAGATGAGGTTTCTGTACCTGTTATTGGATAA
- a CDS encoding DUF4843 domain-containing protein yields the protein MKIYIFLISVLLTAWACSEDAIDSYKSTRYLYFSKPEVLDSATFLSFSHYPGATEKKINVEVTLIGDLLKENTTYQLEIDQDSTTADPSDYELNLTQTFAANQIKDSIEIKVFNKNLTNKEVTLYLRIVENENFSPGLKKNRAARIIFNDIDSQPLWWTSSIETLFLGRWTPEKYARFIESSGITDLTGYEFTAIRKICLQFKEDIRLNGWTEKDGSPMELTVN from the coding sequence ATGAAAATATATATATTTCTTATATCCGTTTTGCTCACCGCTTGGGCATGCTCTGAGGATGCTATAGATAGCTATAAATCCACCAGATATTTGTATTTTTCCAAACCCGAAGTTCTGGATAGTGCAACTTTTCTGTCCTTCTCTCACTACCCGGGTGCAACAGAAAAAAAGATCAACGTGGAAGTAACTCTAATTGGTGATCTCCTGAAAGAAAACACAACTTATCAATTAGAAATAGATCAAGACAGCACAACTGCCGATCCGTCAGATTATGAACTTAACCTGACACAGACGTTCGCCGCTAATCAGATAAAGGATTCTATCGAGATCAAGGTTTTTAACAAGAATCTTACCAATAAAGAGGTGACCTTGTATTTAAGAATCGTAGAGAATGAAAATTTCAGTCCCGGCTTGAAAAAAAACAGAGCAGCCCGAATTATTTTCAATGATATAGACAGTCAACCACTATGGTGGACAAGTAGTATTGAAACATTGTTCCTTGGAAGATGGACACCCGAGAAATATGCAAGATTCATTGAAAGTTCGGGAATAACAGACCTAACCGGATATGAATTTACCGCAATCCGGAAAATATGTCTTCAGTTTAAAGAAGACATCCGTCTAAACGGTTGGACAGAAAAGGACGGTTCACCAATGGAATTAACTGTAAACTAA
- a CDS encoding PKD-like family lipoprotein: MKFIYLACIALLLLLSGCYDDKGNYDYNPLNRIEIESFNVPKTYYLGDKIEIKPVLNFAIDSIEDHLLFEWTILGNKKIYSHDLSYIADTLGNGNIVLCVKDTLNNIEYTQYTDCNIKTEYEAEGYMILSKGANNESLLSYIKVTDNPNYSSKTGEGETNYYTCKDYYNIYHITNNESMGRGPLKLLQHFRSANTENGSEVGAFWIFQEEPGCIDISGVSFQKDVTLASQFMDGMPDGFKAHDMVDMTWSTFVIGEDGTMYSRKKETEYLFNSGLFLNNIVTFEEDGNIYPVSGKGVVHHRYKTAGYTLFHEKTLNRFLLMTDGSQQNGGQILSPGILGDNIYTPKDAARIDNLGDMEMICCGANRVSWGNRFYAILKAKDGTFYSYTFDMGDTFFGRSPDVEKVEQKELPATTQTTLSSIINGSSKNLFKVGYANTEYMSGSVNNKQLLDYVLITKDNELYLLERKSGDIILYDSFDATITSIDTEVYNAWIAGIGLENGEFHIMEMTNAGYTKEHPRRMYSSETDFGEIVDIRFKNGADWQ, from the coding sequence ATGAAATTCATATATTTAGCATGCATCGCACTCTTATTATTGCTTTCCGGGTGCTACGATGATAAAGGGAACTATGATTACAATCCTCTTAATCGCATTGAAATAGAATCATTTAATGTCCCAAAGACATATTATCTCGGCGACAAGATCGAGATAAAACCTGTTCTCAATTTTGCAATTGACAGTATCGAAGATCATCTTCTTTTTGAATGGACTATACTTGGCAACAAAAAAATCTATTCACATGATTTATCTTATATTGCTGACACGCTAGGAAATGGCAACATCGTTTTATGTGTAAAAGACACGCTTAATAATATTGAATATACCCAATATACAGATTGTAACATCAAAACGGAATATGAAGCCGAGGGATATATGATTTTATCTAAAGGAGCTAATAATGAATCACTACTTTCCTATATCAAAGTAACCGACAACCCAAATTACTCTTCCAAAACAGGTGAAGGAGAAACGAATTACTACACTTGTAAAGATTATTACAACATTTATCATATAACCAATAACGAGTCCATGGGACGCGGTCCATTAAAACTGTTACAACATTTCCGTTCTGCAAATACCGAAAATGGATCGGAAGTCGGAGCTTTCTGGATTTTCCAAGAGGAACCGGGATGTATTGATATATCCGGGGTAAGTTTCCAGAAAGATGTAACTTTAGCCTCTCAATTCATGGACGGTATGCCCGACGGTTTCAAAGCACACGATATGGTCGATATGACATGGAGTACTTTTGTTATCGGAGAAGACGGAACGATGTACAGCCGGAAAAAAGAAACCGAGTACTTGTTTAACTCCGGTCTATTCCTGAATAATATCGTCACTTTCGAAGAAGATGGGAATATATATCCCGTCAGTGGAAAAGGAGTTGTACATCATCGCTATAAAACTGCCGGTTACACTCTATTCCATGAAAAAACGCTCAATAGATTCCTGCTCATGACAGATGGAAGTCAACAAAACGGAGGACAAATTTTATCTCCGGGCATTCTTGGGGATAACATATACACACCTAAAGATGCTGCCAGAATTGATAATCTAGGCGACATGGAGATGATTTGTTGCGGTGCAAACAGAGTAAGTTGGGGAAATAGATTTTACGCCATACTCAAAGCTAAAGATGGTACTTTCTATTCTTACACGTTCGATATGGGGGATACATTTTTCGGCAGAAGCCCCGATGTTGAAAAAGTCGAACAAAAAGAATTGCCCGCCACAACACAAACAACATTGAGTTCTATCATAAACGGAAGTAGTAAGAACCTTTTTAAGGTCGGTTATGCAAACACAGAGTACATGTCCGGCTCTGTCAATAATAAACAACTTTTAGACTATGTTCTAATCACAAAAGATAATGAACTCTATTTATTAGAACGTAAGTCCGGAGACATCATATTATATGATTCTTTTGACGCCACAATTACATCTATTGATACAGAAGTCTATAATGCATGGATAGCCGGTATCGGACTTGAAAACGGAGAATTTCATATCATGGAAATGACCAATGCAGGTTATACCAAAGAACATCCCAGAAGAATGTATTCTTCGGAAACTGATTTCGGAGAGATCGTCGATATTCGCTTCAAAAATGGCGCAGACTGGCAATAA
- a CDS encoding S9 family peptidase, giving the protein MRIILVIYSLLFICITDCMSQKKPLDMEAYKLWRRVEGQRMSEDGKWVTYRFVYIDQEGHDKDVPVTYLRNMESGKVYEFPNVREMSFFNQGKGVRYLVHPSPLDTLKQAKDSLFLLSLRDMKKTYWDKPYGFRESSRSPLISYSYPLGKEGGRRLVVWNFEKGDSVRIDSVENYFSVDDYKSIVYIRRHDGYKSLCMGPVQGKQRVIYDNRKAPVVNFSLNTGGEEGVFSVASDSSYLNDPDLLYTFSLKDGNYRLVMDTKEINVSEEYKVRGGIYSVFNSGKYIFVDVGLKQPEERKPKVEPDKSFELELWKWDDEVSQSRQRYESRSKRRKMPKYVYHVDTKKCVLIAPPEMDQMYTPRCDVYSHVIIGDETPYRGLTDWRDGVTADLYLVSLETGERKLLFKDFDQRPVWSPNGKYAMLYHAGQKTWFKLEVATGELTDVSTPIGYAMYDEEYDKPKPAGSYGIAGWLEGGDQVVLYDKYDMWVVDLSGKQQTYSLTGGWGRKNDISLRLLKADYETRWINPKQNIVLHALNREALNQGVYVLTPARKVKKLMEGAYDLYFNQLSDGGKYCLFTRQSYSDFRDLWWSKCDFARPVRVTDANPQRENYLWGSVKLVEWTNFEGKRNRGLLYLPDNYDSTKRYPVIVNFYETHTGELHSYPIPSLSSAMINTVTYVSNGYVVFMPDVHFTIGAPGESCYNAVVSGTQMLIDRGIADKDRIGIQGHSWSGYQVAYLVTRTNMFKCASPGAAVSSMVSAYTGIREGSGMPRMFMYEETQSRMGKTLWDDPEMYIKNSPIFYADKIQTPLLIFHCDKDEAVPYSEGLNLFLAMRRLQKPAWLLNYKGEGHFLYNKAAQVDWTIRLQQFFDHYLKDASLPRWMKEGINIDERGVDQKYDFK; this is encoded by the coding sequence ATGAGAATAATATTAGTAATATACAGTCTGTTATTTATATGCATAACAGACTGTATGTCTCAAAAAAAGCCTTTGGATATGGAGGCTTACAAACTATGGCGCAGGGTCGAGGGACAACGTATGTCGGAAGACGGGAAATGGGTAACTTATCGTTTTGTTTATATCGATCAGGAAGGACATGATAAAGATGTTCCCGTGACTTATTTGCGGAATATGGAGTCCGGGAAAGTATATGAGTTTCCCAACGTGAGGGAAATGAGTTTTTTTAATCAGGGAAAAGGGGTGAGGTACTTGGTACATCCTTCTCCGCTTGATACCTTGAAACAGGCAAAAGATTCTCTTTTTCTCCTTTCCTTGCGGGATATGAAAAAGACCTATTGGGATAAACCTTACGGTTTTCGGGAGTCATCGCGTTCTCCTTTGATTTCTTACTCTTACCCGTTGGGCAAAGAAGGGGGACGGCGTTTGGTGGTTTGGAATTTTGAAAAGGGAGATTCTGTTCGGATAGATAGCGTGGAAAACTATTTCTCCGTGGATGATTATAAATCGATAGTCTATATCCGGAGGCATGATGGTTATAAATCTTTGTGTATGGGGCCTGTACAGGGGAAACAGCGGGTGATTTATGATAATCGGAAGGCTCCGGTTGTGAATTTTTCGTTAAATACCGGAGGAGAAGAGGGTGTGTTTTCGGTAGCCTCAGATTCTTCTTATTTAAACGATCCTGATTTATTGTACACGTTTTCTTTAAAAGATGGGAATTACCGCTTGGTGATGGATACGAAAGAAATAAATGTGTCGGAAGAGTATAAAGTCCGGGGTGGGATATATTCCGTGTTTAATAGCGGGAAATATATTTTCGTGGATGTCGGGTTGAAACAACCGGAAGAACGTAAACCTAAAGTAGAACCGGACAAGAGTTTCGAGTTGGAATTATGGAAATGGGATGATGAAGTTTCACAAAGTCGTCAGAGGTATGAATCAAGAAGTAAGCGCCGGAAGATGCCCAAGTACGTGTATCACGTGGATACAAAGAAATGCGTGTTGATTGCACCGCCTGAAATGGACCAGATGTACACGCCGAGGTGTGATGTGTATAGTCACGTGATTATTGGAGACGAGACCCCTTATCGTGGGCTCACGGATTGGCGGGATGGAGTGACGGCCGATTTATATCTGGTAAGTTTGGAAACGGGTGAGCGCAAATTATTGTTTAAAGATTTCGACCAGCGTCCCGTGTGGAGTCCGAATGGTAAATACGCGATGTTATATCATGCCGGACAAAAGACGTGGTTTAAGTTAGAGGTTGCCACGGGAGAGTTAACGGATGTTTCAACTCCTATCGGTTATGCTATGTATGACGAGGAATACGACAAACCGAAGCCCGCGGGGTCTTATGGAATTGCCGGTTGGTTGGAAGGGGGAGATCAGGTCGTTTTGTATGACAAATATGATATGTGGGTAGTGGATTTAAGCGGGAAACAACAGACGTATTCACTGACTGGTGGTTGGGGACGGAAAAATGATATTTCATTGCGTTTATTAAAAGCGGATTATGAAACCCGTTGGATCAACCCGAAACAGAATATTGTATTACACGCATTGAATCGGGAAGCCTTGAATCAGGGGGTATATGTATTGACTCCTGCCCGTAAGGTAAAAAAGTTAATGGAAGGTGCTTACGATCTTTATTTCAATCAATTATCAGATGGTGGTAAATACTGTTTGTTTACCCGGCAAAGTTATTCCGATTTCCGGGATCTTTGGTGGAGTAAATGTGATTTTGCCCGTCCGGTTCGAGTGACGGATGCGAATCCGCAGCGGGAAAATTACTTGTGGGGGAGTGTAAAGTTAGTGGAGTGGACGAATTTCGAGGGAAAGCGGAACCGGGGATTGTTGTATTTGCCGGATAACTATGATTCAACAAAACGTTATCCTGTGATCGTGAATTTTTACGAGACTCATACCGGGGAGCTTCATTCGTATCCCATACCTTCTTTAAGCAGTGCCATGATCAACACGGTTACTTACGTGAGTAACGGGTATGTGGTGTTTATGCCTGACGTGCATTTTACTATTGGGGCTCCGGGAGAGAGTTGTTACAATGCTGTCGTTAGTGGGACTCAGATGTTGATAGATCGGGGAATTGCGGACAAAGATCGTATTGGGATACAGGGACATAGTTGGTCCGGTTACCAGGTGGCTTATCTGGTGACTCGAACGAATATGTTTAAGTGTGCCAGCCCGGGGGCTGCCGTGTCGAGTATGGTATCGGCATATACTGGTATTCGCGAGGGGAGCGGGATGCCTAGAATGTTTATGTACGAGGAGACCCAGAGCCGTATGGGAAAAACGCTTTGGGATGATCCTGAAATGTATATCAAAAACTCCCCGATATTTTATGCAGATAAGATACAGACTCCCTTGTTGATTTTTCATTGTGATAAAGACGAGGCGGTACCGTATTCCGAAGGCTTGAATCTGTTCCTGGCGATGCGTCGTTTGCAGAAACCTGCGTGGTTGTTAAATTATAAAGGAGAAGGACATTTCCTTTATAACAAGGCTGCTCAAGTTGATTGGACTATTCGTCTTCAACAATTCTTTGATCATTATTTAAAAGATGCCTCGTTACCTCGTTGGATGAAAGAGGGAATTAATATAGACGAAAGAGGCGTGGATCAAAAATACGATTTCAAATAA
- a CDS encoding PKD-like family lipoprotein, whose protein sequence is MKKYLLIIAALLSLTSCLDNKLDESFKEINEVKRWENIEESYSVYAGEEIVLAPQVVLTIDSLNPELEFEWYVGTELVSTEPTYTFMSNNIGTHNVTFCPIDKKSGMHFNKLIRISVQSQYETGWMVLSEEGNKSILSIVMGKKEETEDEVEYLNYIGVRKDIYPLHNDGQSLGSGPRKLVEHYVQDDYATIPGEIMVLQQDQPLELHGFSMEREVFVSDEFLVGTPSNFNVVDATQSASGGYLLNADGTILYKKNYDLEAYHVGTYSDLPLFDGKKFKSITPSIYSQTPYLLALDEENTLYGIWEKESRPTGDFYYNAELAPFFTEESDVDMSLFQNIEGKVIGSGFHHSDSYVTIINQNGKYLMNNYQTYPSGRRGSRSVKILESRIHEMSASMFTDFVDMAVLPYRDYMLIASGNTLYFHEYYRDNFKEGVVKTFDHKITSIAFKDFNPYRHEANAHVAVGLENGDLYIFEIDDNDMTKTIPLFETHELGKIIDVIFKYSSWGDVKDGYF, encoded by the coding sequence ATGAAAAAGTATTTATTGATAATAGCTGCCCTGCTTTCTCTTACAAGTTGTTTGGATAACAAATTGGATGAGAGTTTCAAGGAGATAAATGAAGTTAAAAGATGGGAGAATATAGAAGAGAGTTATTCCGTTTATGCCGGGGAAGAAATTGTATTAGCTCCCCAAGTTGTACTTACTATTGACAGTCTTAATCCGGAGTTGGAATTTGAATGGTACGTGGGAACAGAACTGGTGTCAACGGAACCTACATATACTTTTATGTCTAATAATATAGGCACTCATAATGTAACGTTTTGTCCGATTGATAAAAAATCGGGAATGCATTTTAATAAATTGATTAGGATCTCCGTACAATCTCAATATGAAACGGGATGGATGGTGTTGTCAGAGGAGGGGAATAAGTCAATATTGTCAATCGTGATGGGTAAAAAGGAAGAGACAGAAGATGAGGTAGAGTATTTGAATTATATCGGGGTGAGAAAGGATATTTATCCGTTGCATAATGATGGACAGTCCTTGGGTTCGGGACCACGGAAACTTGTAGAGCACTATGTGCAAGATGATTATGCTACAATTCCCGGGGAAATTATGGTACTACAACAAGATCAGCCGTTGGAATTGCATGGATTTTCAATGGAAAGAGAGGTTTTTGTTTCCGATGAGTTTTTGGTTGGGACTCCGTCTAATTTTAATGTTGTAGATGCAACACAGTCTGCTTCCGGAGGGTATTTATTGAATGCAGATGGTACGATTTTGTACAAAAAGAATTATGATTTGGAAGCCTATCATGTTGGGACTTATTCGGATCTACCTCTTTTTGATGGGAAAAAATTTAAATCCATAACTCCTTCAATTTATTCACAGACACCTTATTTGTTGGCTTTGGATGAGGAGAACACATTGTATGGGATTTGGGAAAAGGAATCACGTCCCACGGGTGATTTTTATTATAATGCAGAGTTAGCCCCTTTCTTTACCGAGGAGAGTGATGTAGATATGTCATTATTTCAAAATATAGAAGGTAAAGTGATCGGTTCTGGTTTCCATCACTCGGATTCATACGTAACGATTATTAATCAAAATGGGAAATATTTGATGAATAATTACCAGACTTATCCTTCTGGAAGAAGAGGGAGTCGTTCTGTTAAGATATTGGAAAGCAGAATTCATGAAATGTCGGCTAGTATGTTTACTGATTTTGTGGATATGGCCGTATTGCCTTATCGCGACTACATGTTGATCGCTTCCGGTAATACGCTTTACTTCCATGAGTATTACCGTGATAACTTTAAAGAAGGGGTTGTCAAGACTTTCGATCATAAGATTACTTCTATTGCTTTCAAAGATTTCAATCCCTATCGACATGAAGCTAATGCTCATGTGGCAGTTGGGTTGGAAAATGGAGATTTGTACATATTTGAGATTGATGATAATGATATGACCAAGACGATTCCGTTGTTTGAAACACATGAACTTGGTAAGATTATAGATGTTATTTTTAAGTATAGCAGCTGGGGGGACGTTAAGGATGGATACTTTTAA
- a CDS encoding lipocalin family protein gives MKNLLYVALTLLCCACASNPQKEMEKKIIGEWCNPYTYQSTGELKGFHFKKGGVCEAINVPDLDLKTWEIRDGYMIIKGFDTTEDGTKVPYETKEKIGLLTPDSLSLVVKEANPRLAFLYLNSKIIKERVSVEVNSQE, from the coding sequence ATGAAAAATTTATTGTATGTTGCTTTGACTTTACTTTGTTGTGCTTGTGCCAGTAACCCTCAGAAAGAGATGGAAAAGAAAATTATCGGGGAGTGGTGTAATCCTTACACGTACCAGTCGACAGGAGAGTTAAAAGGATTTCATTTTAAGAAAGGTGGCGTGTGTGAAGCTATTAATGTTCCGGACTTGGATTTAAAAACGTGGGAAATAAGAGATGGCTATATGATTATAAAAGGATTCGATACGACCGAGGATGGCACGAAAGTACCTTACGAGACAAAAGAAAAAATCGGTTTGTTGACTCCCGATTCTTTGAGTCTTGTTGTTAAAGAAGCTAATCCCCGCTTGGCGTTCTTGTATTTGAATTCTAAAATTATAAAGGAACGAGTGAGTGTGGAGGTTAATTCGCAGGAGTAA